One segment of Dehalococcoidia bacterium DNA contains the following:
- a CDS encoding VgrG-related protein — SLGNEELKTEVFAGEITALELDVTMGGTVELLVRAFDRAHRLHRGRFSKVYRNMKDSDIAREIAAAVGLRADVKETREVHEYVFQDNETNWEFLQDRATRLGFELQVRDKTLVFKPPPSAPSKEVSLAWQGELLSFRARMVTGEQVNEVEVRGWDPVNKKPVSGIARQPKGTPEVGESRSGGQVAQSAFQKPAKCLVARQPIYSQAQADLLAQTVLNDLAGTFITAEGVALGDPELRLGSEVNLSKVGKQFTGKYVVTQIAHVYQPDSYTIEFEVTGRRSTDLVSLVSQHAAPEMHVLTGLVSNVKDDLDLGRVKVKLPTFGPDIESNWCRVAAPGAGPNRGMQYLPELNDEVLLVGSDINHLYVLGGLWSKSDPPPLKNSAAVDGKGQVTKRVIQSRTGHQILLDDSDSGGSITIVDSTGKNRLFINTATKDVEIEATGNIKLKAAKGIELEAGTDVKMKSGTQFEIEATTNLKVQSQMQATFSGRLGASLGSTTQLTIGAPSINLGPTA, encoded by the coding sequence AGCCTTGGCAATGAGGAATTGAAGACGGAAGTTTTCGCCGGGGAGATTACGGCCCTGGAGCTGGACGTGACCATGGGGGGCACGGTCGAGCTCCTCGTGCGCGCCTTCGACCGCGCACACCGGCTGCACCGCGGCCGCTTCAGCAAGGTCTACCGCAACATGAAGGACAGCGACATCGCGCGGGAGATCGCAGCCGCCGTTGGCCTCAGGGCCGACGTCAAGGAAACCCGCGAGGTGCACGAGTACGTCTTCCAGGACAACGAGACCAACTGGGAGTTCCTGCAGGACAGGGCTACCCGCCTGGGCTTCGAGCTGCAGGTCAGGGACAAGACGCTCGTCTTCAAGCCGCCGCCCAGCGCGCCCTCGAAGGAAGTCTCCCTCGCCTGGCAGGGCGAGCTCCTGTCTTTCAGGGCCCGCATGGTGACCGGAGAACAAGTCAACGAAGTCGAAGTCCGTGGTTGGGACCCCGTCAACAAGAAGCCGGTCAGCGGCATCGCCAGGCAGCCCAAAGGGACGCCGGAAGTCGGCGAGTCGCGCTCGGGCGGCCAGGTGGCGCAGTCCGCGTTTCAGAAGCCCGCGAAGTGCCTGGTGGCCCGCCAGCCTATCTATAGCCAGGCTCAGGCGGACTTACTCGCCCAGACCGTGCTCAACGACCTGGCCGGGACCTTCATCACGGCCGAGGGCGTTGCCCTGGGCGACCCCGAACTCCGGCTTGGCAGCGAGGTGAACCTGTCCAAAGTGGGCAAGCAGTTCACCGGCAAGTACGTGGTCACCCAGATAGCCCACGTCTACCAGCCGGACAGCTACACGATCGAGTTCGAAGTAACGGGCCGGCGTTCCACAGACCTCGTTAGCCTCGTATCTCAGCACGCGGCCCCGGAGATGCACGTCCTCACCGGCCTGGTCTCGAACGTCAAGGACGACCTCGACCTCGGGCGCGTCAAAGTGAAGCTTCCGACCTTCGGCCCGGACATCGAGAGCAACTGGTGCAGGGTCGCCGCCCCCGGGGCGGGGCCCAACCGCGGCATGCAGTATCTGCCGGAGCTCAATGACGAAGTCCTGCTCGTCGGCTCTGACATCAACCACCTCTACGTACTCGGCGGCCTCTGGAGCAAGAGCGACCCCCCGCCACTCAAGAACTCCGCCGCCGTCGACGGCAAGGGCCAGGTGACGAAGAGAGTCATTCAGTCGCGCACCGGCCACCAGATCCTGCTCGATGACAGCGACAGCGGTGGCTCGATCACGATCGTCGACTCCACGGGCAAGAACCGCCTGTTCATCAACACTGCCACCAAGGACGTCGAAATCGAGGCGACGGGGAACATCAAGCTCAAGGCGGCGAAAGGGATCGAGCTCGAAGCCGGCACGGATGTGAAGATGAAGAGCGGGACTCAGTTCGAGATCGAGGCGACGACGAACCTCAAGGTGCAGTCCCAGATGCAGGCGACCTTCAGCGGGCGCCTCGGCGCATCACTGGGCAGCACTACTCAGCTCACCATCGGCGCACCATCCATCAACCTGGGGCCCACGGCATGA
- a CDS encoding GPW/gp25 family protein yields MNDTGSARSILGIGWHFPVRVDRRLEGEAAAPDRGKGGIALSRYEDDIEQAIRIILSTTKGERRMRPTFGCDIHDLVFAPMNATTFGLIRHYVEDALDMWEPRITVVEVLTLPSPSEGRVDVIINYEVRTTKDRRTLVYPFYTIGEDDV; encoded by the coding sequence ATGAACGACACAGGTAGCGCAAGGTCTATTCTCGGCATCGGCTGGCACTTTCCCGTGCGCGTCGACCGCCGGCTCGAAGGGGAAGCGGCAGCTCCCGACCGTGGCAAGGGCGGCATCGCACTCTCGCGCTACGAGGACGACATCGAGCAGGCCATCCGCATCATTCTCTCGACGACCAAGGGCGAGCGGCGCATGCGGCCCACTTTCGGCTGCGACATCCATGACCTGGTCTTCGCGCCCATGAACGCCACTACGTTCGGCCTGATCCGCCACTACGTCGAGGACGCCCTGGACATGTGGGAGCCTCGCATCACGGTCGTCGAAGTCCTGACTCTGCCATCACCATCCGAAGGGCGCGTCGACGTCATCATCAACTACGAAGTGCGCACCACGAAGGACCGGCGCACGCTGGTTTATCCCTTCTACACCATTGGCGAGGACGACGTATGA
- a CDS encoding putative baseplate assembly protein, protein MTTMIPMNERRLDLREFQDIVDEARRLIPRYCPEWTDHNVSDPGITLIELFAWMTEMILYQINRVPDEMYEKFLELIGVQRRPPEPALADVTFFLSGAINRPVVIPPDTEVATDRTEFQEAIIFSTVEPLVIAPVTLKGLRAWREGQGFEDYLPYVTSGLVQAPIFNDEPVEGDALYIGYEKDLRGASLVIGLDCQELEGVHVDPRDPPLAWEYYSSARRAWAPLRLLDQSGTGRLREPGAIDPTLGLNHPGEIYVHVPTDSTPQVIDGIEATWLRVRYLEKEGQGYTTSPRVTGISTACIGGTVQARQAQLIQDEFLGRSEGVPGQTFTLSVTPVIRETKPHVIEAELDGEVTEWVEVEDFAESGETDKHFMIHYPTAQVRFGPAVRARDGTQRQYGAVPRKGANLVLKGYRSGGGTGGNIGQGTITQLKSSVPFIGSLTNYEPSRGGLNEETLDEAKLRALAVLKHPVTAVTREDYERLALEVEGVGRARCLAAGQDGSTSPGTIRLLLVPGLGNMEEELTPEMLMPTPELIQAVAAQLEARKTLGTVVELQPAPLAWAEIDAHIYVTRSTDPARAQDIAVRRLRALLHPSPANGGSANFGAAITVSQIAGVLQSLPGVVYIERVRLRRQGDPSELTRLQPPPDTLLVLGHCYVLAEVIED, encoded by the coding sequence ATGACAACCATGATCCCGATGAACGAGCGCCGCCTCGACCTGCGCGAATTTCAGGACATCGTCGATGAGGCCCGGCGGCTGATTCCTCGCTACTGCCCGGAGTGGACGGACCACAACGTTAGCGACCCCGGCATCACGCTCATCGAGCTTTTCGCCTGGATGACGGAGATGATCCTTTACCAGATCAACCGCGTCCCGGACGAAATGTACGAGAAGTTCCTGGAGCTAATCGGCGTCCAGAGGCGCCCGCCTGAGCCCGCGCTCGCCGACGTCACCTTCTTTCTCTCCGGCGCCATCAACCGGCCGGTGGTCATACCGCCGGACACGGAAGTGGCGACCGACCGCACGGAGTTCCAGGAGGCGATCATCTTCTCCACGGTCGAGCCCCTCGTGATAGCGCCTGTCACGCTCAAGGGGCTACGGGCCTGGCGAGAGGGCCAGGGGTTTGAGGACTACCTGCCATACGTCACGAGCGGCCTGGTGCAGGCGCCGATCTTCAATGACGAGCCGGTGGAAGGCGACGCCCTCTACATCGGCTACGAGAAGGACCTGCGCGGCGCCAGCCTGGTGATCGGCCTCGACTGCCAGGAGCTCGAGGGCGTCCACGTTGACCCGCGCGACCCGCCGCTGGCGTGGGAGTACTACTCCTCGGCGCGCCGCGCCTGGGCGCCCCTGCGGCTGCTGGACCAGTCAGGGACGGGGCGCCTGCGCGAGCCCGGCGCAATCGACCCGACGCTGGGCCTGAACCATCCCGGCGAAATATACGTGCACGTCCCCACCGACTCCACGCCGCAGGTAATCGACGGCATCGAGGCCACCTGGCTCCGGGTGCGATACCTGGAGAAGGAAGGCCAGGGCTACACGACATCGCCGCGAGTCACTGGCATCTCCACGGCCTGCATCGGCGGTACCGTCCAGGCGCGCCAGGCCCAGCTCATTCAGGACGAGTTCCTGGGCCGGAGCGAGGGCGTCCCCGGCCAGACCTTTACCCTGAGCGTCACACCGGTGATCCGGGAGACGAAGCCGCATGTAATCGAGGCGGAACTCGACGGCGAGGTCACGGAGTGGGTCGAAGTGGAGGACTTCGCGGAATCGGGGGAGACGGACAAGCACTTCATGATCCACTACCCCACGGCCCAGGTGCGCTTCGGCCCGGCCGTCCGGGCCAGAGACGGCACCCAGAGGCAATACGGCGCGGTGCCACGCAAGGGCGCGAACCTGGTGCTAAAGGGCTATCGCAGCGGTGGCGGCACCGGAGGGAACATCGGCCAGGGGACCATCACGCAGTTGAAGTCCTCCGTCCCCTTCATTGGCTCTCTGACGAACTACGAACCCTCGCGGGGCGGCCTGAACGAAGAGACCCTCGACGAAGCGAAGTTGCGCGCCCTGGCAGTCCTGAAGCACCCCGTGACGGCCGTAACCCGGGAGGACTACGAGCGTCTCGCGCTCGAGGTCGAGGGCGTCGGGCGCGCTCGCTGCCTCGCTGCCGGCCAGGACGGGAGCACCAGTCCAGGTACAATTCGTCTTCTGCTGGTGCCCGGGTTGGGCAACATGGAGGAGGAGCTTACGCCCGAGATGCTCATGCCCACCCCGGAGTTGATCCAGGCCGTCGCCGCTCAGCTCGAGGCCCGCAAGACGCTGGGCACGGTCGTCGAACTGCAGCCGGCGCCACTCGCCTGGGCGGAAATCGACGCCCACATCTACGTGACCAGGAGCACCGACCCGGCGCGCGCCCAGGACATCGCCGTAAGGCGACTGAGGGCGCTGCTCCATCCCTCGCCGGCGAACGGAGGGAGCGCGAACTTCGGCGCGGCCATCACCGTGTCGCAGATCGCCGGCGTCCTCCAAAGCCTGCCGGGCGTGGTGTACATCGAACGTGTCAGGCTGCGCCGCCAGGGCGACCCCAGCGAGCTAACCCGGCTTCAGCCGCCCCCGGATACGTTGCTCGTGCTTGGTCACTGTTACGTGCTGGCGGAGGTTATCGAAGACTGA
- a CDS encoding phage tail protein: MAGNGVTLEESTYLRYLPAIYRQDMFMGRFLRIFEDVLTPVQGLVNTLTFQFDPTVASPAMMALLASWVGAEPPEGLDEISARRFVKQSMTIHRSRGTKEALRAALDLVTGRRAYITEYSPGLVLGEDASLGLNTALEDGAPLRFHVAFDCAEDEVDPRMVHAIIQRLKPAHVGYTISFRPGA, encoded by the coding sequence ATGGCAGGCAACGGCGTCACCCTGGAGGAGAGCACCTACCTGCGATACTTGCCGGCCATCTACCGGCAGGACATGTTCATGGGTCGCTTCCTGCGCATCTTCGAAGATGTGCTTACGCCCGTGCAGGGCCTGGTGAACACGCTGACCTTCCAGTTCGACCCCACGGTTGCATCTCCGGCCATGATGGCGCTCCTCGCCAGTTGGGTCGGCGCCGAGCCGCCCGAGGGCCTGGACGAGATCAGCGCTCGGCGCTTCGTCAAGCAGAGCATGACCATCCACAGGTCGCGCGGGACGAAGGAAGCGCTGCGGGCGGCGCTGGACCTCGTGACTGGCCGCCGGGCATACATAACCGAGTACTCGCCCGGTCTGGTCCTGGGCGAGGACGCGAGCCTCGGCCTCAACACCGCGCTCGAGGACGGCGCCCCTCTGCGCTTTCACGTGGCTTTCGACTGCGCTGAAGACGAGGTTGATCCGCGTATGGTGCATGCTATAATTCAGCGCCTTAAGCCGGCCCACGTTGGCTACACAATTTCATTCCGCCCGGGGGCGTAG